A single Symbiobacterium thermophilum IAM 14863 DNA region contains:
- a CDS encoding cysteine desulfurase family protein: MERPIYLDYNATTPVDPAVVEAMLPYLTDHYGNPHSTHRLGAVAAAAVATAREQVAGLIGASAGEIVFTSCASESINLAVKGVAFARGRGHIITSAIEHPATLEACRYLERHFGFALTVLPADEQGRIDPDAVRRALRPDTILITLLHAQNETGVIQPVEEVGRIAREAGVLFHVDAAQSCGKIPVDVRAIGCDLLTVAGHKLYAPKGVGALYVRSGVVLHPLIHGADYEGGRRAGTENVPYLVALGRAAEIAEAKLAIGEGRRLAELRDRLQQRLAAALPIRVTGLGAPRLPNTLHLLVEGLVGNDLLDAAPEVAASTGSACHAGVSEPSAVLLAMGLAPEEALGSVRLSLGRYTTAEEVDAAADALIAAARRLRPAAR, translated from the coding sequence ATGGAACGCCCGATCTACCTTGACTACAACGCCACGACTCCGGTGGATCCGGCCGTGGTCGAGGCGATGCTCCCCTACCTGACCGATCACTACGGCAATCCGCACTCCACACACCGGTTGGGGGCGGTAGCCGCCGCGGCCGTCGCCACCGCCCGGGAACAGGTGGCCGGCCTGATCGGCGCCTCGGCCGGAGAGATCGTGTTCACATCGTGCGCCAGCGAGTCCATCAACCTGGCGGTGAAGGGCGTCGCCTTCGCCCGGGGGCGGGGGCACATCATCACCTCGGCCATCGAGCACCCGGCGACGCTGGAGGCCTGCCGGTACCTGGAGCGGCACTTCGGCTTCGCCCTGACCGTCCTGCCCGCCGACGAACAGGGGCGCATCGACCCCGACGCCGTGCGCCGGGCGCTCCGCCCGGACACGATCCTCATCACCCTCCTGCACGCGCAGAACGAGACCGGGGTGATCCAGCCGGTGGAAGAGGTCGGCCGCATCGCCCGCGAGGCCGGCGTCCTCTTCCACGTGGACGCCGCCCAGAGCTGCGGCAAGATCCCCGTGGACGTCCGGGCCATCGGCTGCGACCTGCTCACCGTCGCCGGCCACAAGCTGTACGCCCCGAAGGGGGTCGGGGCGCTGTACGTGCGCAGCGGCGTCGTGTTACATCCGCTGATTCATGGGGCAGACTACGAAGGGGGGAGGCGGGCCGGGACGGAGAACGTGCCTTACCTCGTCGCCCTGGGGCGGGCAGCGGAGATCGCCGAGGCAAAGCTGGCCATCGGCGAAGGCCGGCGGCTCGCGGAGTTGCGGGACCGGCTGCAGCAGCGGCTGGCCGCGGCGCTGCCGATCCGCGTCACCGGGCTCGGGGCCCCCCGGCTCCCCAACACCCTGCACCTGCTGGTGGAGGGCCTGGTGGGCAACGACCTGCTGGACGCCGCACCGGAGGTGGCGGCCTCCACGGGCTCCGCCTGCCACGCCGGGGTGAGCGAGCCGAGCGCCGTGCTGCTGGCCATGGGGCTCGCGCCCGAGGAGGCCCTGGGCTCCGTGCGGCTGAGCCTGGGCCGGTACACCACCGCGGAAGAGGTCGACGCTGCCGCCGACGCCCTGATCGCCGCGGCCCGGCGGCTCCGGCCTGCGGCGCGGTAG
- a CDS encoding cytochrome ubiquinol oxidase subunit I yields the protein MDVTMLSRIQFALTVGFHFVFVPLSIGLIIFTCIMETLYVRTGDPKYKTLTKFWGRLFTINFLLGVVTGVAMEFQFGTNWSRYSEFMGDIFGSPLAVEALMAFFLESTMLGVWIFGWNKLSKKMHLLAGWLIALGTHLSAVWIIVANGFMQNPVGYVLRNNRAELVNFWDVLFNPYAWYTYVHTLFACYAVGAFFVLAVSAYHLLRKRNVELMQICVKYGTVFAIIATLGNAVTGHYNGRNVALRQPVKLAAMEAQWETERGAGFSLIVVPDEKNERNAVQAITIPGLTSWLSYGSTDAEVLGLKDVPEELRPPVALTFWSFRLMVGLGILMLALAIAAWWHHRKGTLPDRPLLLRFLLWSIPLPYIATNLGWMTAEVGRQPWTVYGLITTADSVSPVAPADVAISLGLVVVFYAILVGLDAYLLVRYAKAGPEAYDERQVAVAD from the coding sequence TTGGACGTCACGATGCTGAGCCGGATCCAGTTTGCCTTGACGGTCGGTTTTCACTTCGTTTTCGTGCCTCTATCCATCGGCCTGATCATCTTCACCTGCATCATGGAGACCCTGTACGTCCGCACGGGCGATCCCAAGTACAAGACCCTCACGAAGTTCTGGGGTCGGCTGTTCACCATCAACTTCCTTTTGGGCGTGGTCACCGGGGTCGCCATGGAGTTCCAGTTCGGCACCAACTGGTCCCGGTACTCGGAGTTCATGGGCGACATCTTTGGTTCCCCGCTGGCCGTGGAGGCCCTCATGGCGTTCTTCCTCGAGTCGACCATGCTGGGCGTCTGGATCTTCGGCTGGAACAAGCTGTCGAAGAAGATGCACCTCCTGGCCGGCTGGCTGATCGCGCTGGGCACCCACCTCTCCGCGGTGTGGATCATCGTCGCCAACGGCTTCATGCAGAACCCGGTGGGCTACGTGCTGCGCAACAACCGGGCTGAGCTGGTCAACTTCTGGGATGTCCTGTTCAACCCGTACGCCTGGTACACCTATGTCCATACCCTGTTCGCCTGCTACGCCGTCGGCGCCTTCTTCGTCCTGGCCGTGTCGGCCTACCATCTGCTGCGCAAGCGGAACGTGGAACTGATGCAGATCTGCGTCAAGTACGGCACGGTCTTCGCCATCATCGCCACCCTGGGCAACGCCGTCACCGGCCACTACAACGGCAGGAACGTCGCCCTGCGGCAGCCGGTGAAGCTGGCCGCCATGGAGGCCCAGTGGGAGACCGAGCGGGGCGCCGGCTTCTCGCTGATCGTCGTGCCGGATGAGAAGAACGAGCGCAACGCGGTCCAGGCGATCACCATCCCCGGCCTGACCAGCTGGCTGTCCTATGGCAGCACGGACGCCGAGGTTCTGGGCCTGAAGGACGTGCCCGAGGAGCTGCGGCCGCCGGTGGCGCTCACGTTCTGGTCCTTCCGGCTGATGGTGGGCCTCGGCATCCTGATGCTGGCCCTCGCCATCGCCGCCTGGTGGCACCACCGCAAGGGCACCCTCCCCGATCGCCCGCTCTTGCTGAGGTTCCTGCTGTGGTCGATTCCGCTGCCCTACATCGCGACCAACCTGGGCTGGATGACCGCCGAGGTGGGCCGCCAGCCGTGGACCGTCTACGGCCTGATCACCACCGCCGACTCGGTCTCGCCCGTCGCGCCGGCTGACGTGGCCATCAGCCTCGGCCTCGTGGTGGTGTTCTATGCCATTCTCGTGGGCCTGGACGCTTACCTCCTGGTCCGCTACGCCAAGGCCGGCCCCGAGGCCTACGACGAGCGGCAGGTTGCCGTGGCCGACTAA
- the cydB gene encoding cytochrome d ubiquinol oxidase subunit II produces the protein MSHELLQVIWFALWGLLWAIYFGLDGFDLGSGMLAGIFREDEEQHHLIGSLAPIWDGNEVWVITAGGVTFAAFPKLYATMFSSLYLPLFIILFGLMFRAVAIEFYHHMDYDAGWQKIWGWVLSVASFLVAFLFGVAFGNIFQGMLLDAQGYHGTVLSLLNPYGLLTGVLFVVAFLMNGASWLAHKAPDDGFRAKADTFAKRMWPAVLVVAAAWLVYTPFATRLMENYLKVPALFVVPALAVVLLVLTRVYLEKGRHALALLMGSLTVGITVVAAVIGLFPNMFPSRIDPAYSLTAFNSSSSHYTLQFMFWVVVVFLPFVLLYQIWAYRLFGRQGTGSEAGHY, from the coding sequence ATGTCCCACGAGCTCTTGCAGGTGATCTGGTTCGCCCTATGGGGGCTGCTCTGGGCGATCTACTTCGGCCTTGACGGCTTCGACCTCGGCTCCGGAATGCTGGCCGGCATCTTCCGGGAGGACGAGGAGCAGCACCACCTGATCGGCTCGCTGGCCCCGATCTGGGACGGCAACGAGGTCTGGGTGATCACGGCCGGCGGCGTCACCTTCGCCGCATTCCCCAAGCTGTATGCGACCATGTTCAGCTCGCTGTACCTGCCCCTGTTCATCATCCTGTTCGGCCTGATGTTCCGGGCGGTGGCGATCGAGTTCTACCACCACATGGACTACGACGCGGGCTGGCAGAAGATCTGGGGCTGGGTCCTCTCCGTCGCCAGCTTCCTGGTGGCCTTCCTGTTCGGCGTGGCCTTCGGCAACATCTTCCAGGGCATGCTGCTGGACGCCCAGGGCTACCACGGCACCGTCCTCAGCCTGCTGAACCCGTATGGCCTGCTGACCGGCGTGCTGTTCGTCGTCGCCTTCCTGATGAACGGCGCCTCCTGGCTGGCGCACAAGGCCCCTGACGACGGGTTCCGGGCAAAGGCGGACACCTTTGCCAAGCGCATGTGGCCCGCGGTCCTGGTGGTGGCCGCCGCCTGGCTGGTCTACACCCCGTTCGCCACCCGGCTGATGGAGAACTACCTGAAGGTGCCGGCGCTGTTCGTGGTCCCGGCCCTGGCGGTGGTCCTGCTGGTGCTCACCCGGGTGTACCTGGAGAAGGGCCGGCACGCCCTCGCACTGCTGATGGGCTCGCTCACGGTGGGCATCACCGTCGTCGCCGCCGTCATCGGCCTCTTCCCCAACATGTTCCCGTCCCGGATCGACCCGGCCTACAGCCTGACGGCGTTTAACTCCTCCAGCAGCCACTACACCCTGCAGTTCATGTTCTGGGTGGTCGTGGTCTTCCTGCCGTTCGTCCTGCTCTACCAGATCTGGGCCTACCGGCTGTTTGGCCGGCAGGGCACCGGCAGCGAAGCAGGCCATTACTGA
- a CDS encoding sigma-54 interaction domain-containing protein: MENGVLQASLGPLLDLVDLAVTIVDAEGRVAAWNEGAERLYGIAAPDILGRAITGFFTPSSLMVRRVLESGQRVEWTYHQPRPGIYVLVSAAPVIRDGQVVGAIAVERDVTDLVELSNELLQARGQVDALQERLSPSPAPAPPSADPFQAVRGRHPAIRRAIRLASLVAATDATVLIRGETGAGKELFARAIHQASRRRDGPFVVLNCGAIPATLFESELFGYAPGAFTGANPKGQRGKLELAHGGTLFLDEVGDLPLESQVKLLRFLEDRKFYRVGGSTPITVDVRVVVATNRDLEELVRQGRYRDDLYWRLNVFTLDIPPLRERREDIAELMQRFLHEFSMRYGRPPAEVHPAVIQAMMEHTWPGNVRELRSAVERMVILSPDGAVGPELIPAILGPARRGAAAAGPAAPPCAPGAAPQDEREAIVAALAATRYNRSAAARLLGISRGTLYNRMRRLGLDAQTAQGSR; this comes from the coding sequence ATGGAGAACGGCGTTCTGCAGGCCAGCTTGGGGCCGCTCCTGGACCTGGTGGACCTCGCCGTGACCATCGTCGACGCCGAGGGCCGGGTGGCGGCCTGGAACGAGGGCGCCGAGCGGCTTTACGGCATCGCGGCCCCGGACATCCTCGGCCGGGCGATCACGGGCTTCTTCACCCCGTCCTCGCTGATGGTCCGCCGGGTGCTGGAGAGCGGCCAGCGGGTGGAGTGGACCTACCACCAGCCGCGCCCCGGCATCTACGTCCTGGTCTCGGCGGCGCCGGTGATACGGGACGGGCAGGTCGTCGGCGCCATCGCCGTGGAGCGGGACGTCACCGACCTGGTGGAGCTCTCCAACGAACTGTTGCAGGCCCGGGGGCAGGTGGACGCCCTGCAGGAGCGGCTGAGCCCGTCCCCTGCGCCGGCCCCGCCGTCCGCGGACCCCTTCCAGGCGGTGCGCGGGCGCCATCCCGCGATCCGCCGGGCGATCCGCCTGGCTTCGCTGGTCGCCGCCACCGACGCCACGGTGCTGATCCGGGGGGAGACCGGCGCCGGCAAGGAGCTGTTCGCCCGGGCCATCCATCAGGCCTCGCGGCGGCGCGACGGCCCCTTCGTGGTCCTCAACTGCGGCGCCATCCCGGCCACGCTGTTCGAGAGCGAGCTCTTCGGCTACGCCCCCGGCGCGTTCACCGGCGCCAACCCCAAGGGGCAGCGGGGCAAGCTGGAACTGGCCCACGGGGGCACCCTCTTCCTGGACGAGGTCGGAGACCTGCCGCTGGAGTCCCAGGTAAAGCTGCTCCGCTTCCTGGAGGACCGGAAGTTCTACCGGGTCGGCGGCTCCACCCCCATCACCGTGGACGTCCGGGTGGTGGTGGCCACCAACCGGGATCTGGAAGAACTGGTACGCCAGGGGCGCTACCGGGATGATCTGTACTGGCGCCTCAACGTGTTCACCCTGGACATCCCGCCGCTCCGGGAGCGTCGTGAGGACATCGCGGAGCTCATGCAGCGGTTCCTCCACGAGTTCAGCATGCGCTACGGGCGGCCGCCGGCGGAGGTGCACCCCGCGGTGATCCAGGCGATGATGGAGCACACCTGGCCCGGCAACGTCCGGGAGCTGCGCAGCGCCGTGGAGCGCATGGTCATCCTGTCCCCCGACGGCGCCGTCGGCCCGGAGCTCATCCCGGCCATCCTGGGTCCCGCCCGGCGGGGGGCCGCCGCGGCCGGGCCGGCAGCTCCGCCCTGCGCGCCCGGCGCCGCGCCGCAGGACGAGCGGGAGGCGATCGTGGCGGCACTGGCAGCGACCCGCTACAACCGCAGTGCGGCGGCGCGCCTCCTCGGCATCTCCCGGGGGACGCTCTACAACCGCATGCGCCGGCTCGGCCTGGACGCGCAGACGGCGCAGGGCTCCCGCTGA
- a CDS encoding proline dehydrogenase family protein, which translates to MSSLARKAILSLAGNRFVTRVMTRHGLKIGAGRFVAGVTLQDAVAVTRRLNDEGLAVTLDLLGEGVTDRDGARAMAEGCAGILEAIGREKLDANLSVKLTQLGLAVDPEAAMENMVYLQDIARQAGIFIRIDMESSDVTDVTLDIVRRLYARERNVGTVIQAYLYRSPKDLEELARLGMNVRLVKGAYLEPPSVAYPKKADVDAAFRRLIAQHLSAGCYTAVATHDDAIIAFTESFVKEKGIPRDQFEFQMLYGIRPERQRELARAGYRTRVYVPFGSDWYPYFVRRLAERPANVWFVLANLMKP; encoded by the coding sequence GTGTCGTCGCTTGCGCGCAAGGCGATCCTTTCCCTGGCGGGCAACCGGTTCGTGACCCGGGTCATGACCCGGCACGGGCTGAAGATCGGCGCCGGCCGGTTCGTGGCGGGCGTGACCCTGCAGGACGCGGTGGCGGTGACCCGGAGGCTGAACGACGAGGGGCTGGCGGTGACGCTGGACCTGCTGGGCGAGGGCGTGACCGACCGCGACGGCGCCCGGGCGATGGCCGAGGGGTGCGCCGGCATCCTGGAGGCCATCGGACGGGAGAAGCTGGATGCGAACCTCTCGGTGAAGCTGACCCAGCTGGGCCTCGCGGTCGATCCCGAGGCGGCGATGGAGAACATGGTCTACCTGCAGGACATCGCCCGGCAGGCGGGGATCTTCATCCGCATCGACATGGAGTCCAGCGACGTGACCGACGTGACCCTGGACATCGTGCGGCGGCTCTACGCCCGCGAGCGCAACGTGGGCACTGTGATCCAGGCGTACCTGTACCGCAGCCCCAAGGACCTGGAGGAGCTGGCCAGGCTGGGGATGAACGTGCGGCTGGTGAAGGGCGCCTACCTGGAGCCCCCGAGCGTGGCGTACCCGAAGAAGGCCGACGTGGACGCCGCCTTCCGGCGGCTCATCGCCCAGCACCTGTCCGCCGGCTGCTACACCGCGGTGGCGACCCACGACGACGCCATCATCGCCTTCACCGAGTCCTTCGTGAAGGAGAAGGGGATCCCCCGCGATCAGTTCGAGTTCCAGATGCTCTACGGCATCCGGCCGGAGCGGCAGCGGGAGCTGGCCCGCGCGGGCTACCGCACACGGGTGTACGTGCCCTTCGGCTCCGACTGGTACCCGTACTTCGTCCGCCGCCTGGCGGAGCGGCCGGCGAACGTCTGGTTCGTCCTGGCCAACCTGATGAAGCCCTAG
- the pruA gene encoding L-glutamate gamma-semialdehyde dehydrogenase — MIPPYRPEPLSDFRNPAVTAAFEQALAAVKTQLGKRYPMIIAGRRVESGESIVSVNPSQPDQVVGYAARGGVAEAEAAVQAALAAFPAWADTPADVRARILFKAAAIMRRRRHELSAWMCHEVGKNWAEADADTAEAIDFLEYYGRQMLKLAAPQPLTPYPGEENHLYYRPLGVGVVHSPFNFPLAILTGMTAAAIVTGNTVVVKPSTEAPVIAAKLFEILEEAGLPAGVANLLYADPVEMGDYLTTHKEVRFINFTGSRQVGCHIYELAAKVQPGQVFLRRVIAEMGGKDAIIVDGTADLDEAAAGIVTSAFGFSGQKCSACSRAVVTADVYDQVLEKVVARTRALKVGPATEKDTDVGPVAAERFQKKILEYIEIGKAEGRLVLGGNALPGGYYVEPTIFADVAPTARIAQEEIFGPVLAFIKARDFDDALRIANNTPYGLTGSVYSRSRENLEQARRRFRVGNLYFNRKSTGAIVGVHPFGGFNMSGTDSKAGGPDYLLLFTQAQAVSEKL, encoded by the coding sequence TTGATTCCTCCCTATCGCCCTGAGCCCCTGAGCGACTTCCGCAACCCGGCGGTCACGGCCGCCTTCGAGCAGGCCCTGGCCGCGGTGAAGACGCAGTTGGGGAAGCGCTATCCCATGATCATCGCCGGCCGGCGCGTGGAGTCCGGCGAGAGCATCGTGTCCGTCAACCCGTCGCAGCCCGACCAGGTGGTGGGCTACGCAGCCCGGGGCGGCGTCGCCGAGGCCGAGGCGGCCGTGCAGGCGGCCCTGGCGGCCTTCCCGGCCTGGGCCGATACGCCCGCCGATGTCCGGGCCCGGATCCTGTTCAAGGCCGCGGCGATCATGCGCCGCCGCCGGCACGAGCTGTCGGCCTGGATGTGCCACGAGGTGGGCAAGAACTGGGCCGAGGCCGATGCCGATACCGCCGAGGCCATCGACTTCCTGGAGTACTACGGCCGGCAGATGCTGAAGCTGGCCGCGCCGCAGCCGCTCACTCCCTATCCCGGTGAGGAGAACCACCTCTACTACCGGCCGCTGGGGGTGGGGGTGGTCCACAGCCCGTTCAACTTCCCGCTGGCGATCCTGACCGGGATGACCGCGGCGGCCATCGTCACGGGCAACACCGTGGTGGTGAAGCCCTCCACCGAGGCGCCGGTGATCGCGGCCAAGCTCTTTGAGATCCTGGAGGAGGCCGGGCTGCCGGCGGGCGTGGCCAACCTGCTGTACGCCGACCCGGTGGAGATGGGCGATTACCTCACGACCCACAAGGAGGTCCGCTTCATCAACTTCACCGGCTCGCGCCAGGTCGGCTGCCACATCTACGAGCTGGCCGCGAAGGTGCAGCCCGGGCAGGTCTTCCTCCGGCGGGTGATCGCGGAGATGGGCGGCAAGGACGCCATCATCGTCGACGGCACCGCTGACCTGGACGAGGCGGCCGCCGGCATCGTGACCTCCGCCTTCGGCTTCAGCGGCCAGAAGTGCTCGGCCTGCTCCCGGGCGGTGGTGACCGCCGACGTGTACGACCAGGTGCTGGAGAAGGTGGTGGCCAGGACCCGGGCGCTGAAGGTGGGGCCGGCCACTGAGAAGGACACCGACGTCGGCCCCGTGGCGGCGGAACGGTTCCAGAAGAAGATCCTGGAGTATATCGAGATCGGCAAGGCCGAGGGCCGCTTGGTGCTGGGCGGAAACGCCCTGCCCGGGGGCTATTACGTGGAGCCGACCATCTTCGCGGACGTGGCCCCGACCGCCCGCATCGCCCAGGAGGAGATCTTCGGGCCGGTGCTGGCGTTCATCAAGGCGAGGGACTTCGACGACGCCCTGCGCATCGCCAACAACACCCCGTACGGGCTGACCGGGTCCGTGTACTCCCGGAGCCGGGAGAACCTGGAGCAGGCCCGCCGCCGGTTCCGGGTCGGGAACCTCTACTTCAACCGCAAGTCCACCGGCGCGATCGTCGGCGTCCACCCCTTCGGCGGGTTCAACATGAGCGGCACCGATTCCAAGGCCGGCGGCCCCGACTACCTGCTGCTCTTCACCCAGGCGCAGGCGGTGTCGGAGAAGCTGTAG
- a CDS encoding ABC transporter permease: MRMANQLWQVLMLNVRQQMRNKSAFFFNLIMPVLMLLFFGATNAGSDTVTAVTVGLVDRDGGPVAQLIRTGLQESGYFEVEAGEEAELIRRLDAGKVRAVLVLPAGLSEQVAVGSGPAEVIVHWDPTSTASAAAQGGLQYLIQGLETFQKEPSIAVRDQRLDSTEQLGLFDFMMPGLLVYMTLNAGVLAIGTAVSYQQRAGTLRHMFSTPLTMGAWLVGTVLGNHLLAILQLSVIWCVGIAFFKIQLPNNLPGTVAILLLSSTAGIGIGLAIAAFARSGETAMPIAIIASMGLTFLGNAMMPLDHAPEIVQTVMRFMPSYYMTHALQQVTMKGQPLAAVLPDLGVLALTATIGLGLAAWRLRRTVVTAA; the protein is encoded by the coding sequence ATGCGGATGGCCAACCAGCTCTGGCAGGTGCTGATGCTGAACGTCCGGCAGCAGATGCGCAACAAGAGCGCGTTCTTCTTCAACCTCATCATGCCCGTCCTGATGCTGCTCTTCTTCGGGGCCACCAACGCCGGTTCCGACACCGTCACCGCCGTGACGGTGGGCCTGGTGGACCGGGACGGCGGCCCCGTGGCCCAGCTCATCCGGACAGGCCTGCAAGAGTCGGGCTACTTCGAGGTGGAAGCCGGCGAGGAGGCGGAGCTGATCAGGCGGCTGGACGCCGGGAAGGTCCGGGCCGTGCTGGTCCTGCCGGCGGGGCTGAGCGAGCAGGTGGCCGTCGGCTCCGGCCCCGCGGAGGTCATCGTCCACTGGGACCCGACCTCTACCGCATCCGCCGCCGCGCAGGGCGGGTTGCAGTACCTGATCCAGGGCCTGGAGACCTTCCAGAAGGAGCCATCCATCGCCGTGCGCGACCAGCGGCTGGATTCCACCGAGCAGCTGGGACTCTTCGACTTTATGATGCCGGGCCTCCTGGTCTACATGACCCTGAACGCCGGGGTGCTGGCCATCGGCACCGCCGTCTCCTACCAGCAGCGGGCGGGAACCCTGCGCCATATGTTCAGCACGCCGCTGACCATGGGCGCCTGGCTGGTGGGCACCGTGCTGGGCAACCACCTCCTCGCCATCCTGCAGCTCTCCGTGATCTGGTGCGTCGGAATCGCCTTCTTCAAGATCCAGTTGCCCAACAACCTGCCCGGCACCGTGGCCATTCTGCTGCTCAGCAGCACGGCCGGCATCGGCATCGGCCTGGCCATCGCAGCCTTCGCCCGAAGCGGCGAGACAGCCATGCCCATCGCGATCATCGCCTCCATGGGGCTCACCTTCCTGGGCAACGCGATGATGCCCCTGGACCACGCGCCGGAGATCGTCCAGACCGTGATGCGCTTCATGCCCAGCTACTACATGACCCACGCGCTCCAGCAGGTAACGATGAAGGGCCAGCCGCTTGCCGCCGTGCTCCCTGACCTGGGGGTGCTGGCCCTCACGGCCACGATCGGCCTCGGGTTGGCGGCCTGGCGGCTGCGCCGAACCGTGGTGACGGCGGCCTGA
- a CDS encoding ABC transporter ATP-binding protein has protein sequence MAASLTEAEVRSARAAAPAVLIEARGLVKRYGDKLAVDGFSLQVRSGEIVGLLGPNGAGKTTAVEMMEGLRRPDAGQSFICGLDVHRQGRALRPRIGIALQAARLPEYATVLEILTLYASFYEDPMPVGDLLRQFSLEEKARTRFSHLSGGQRQRLALAVALIGRPKVLFLDEPTTGLDPQARHALWDVILDLKEEGRAILLTTHYMEEAERLCDRVAVMDHGRILAEGTPRELTRAYGPEAAVELDPGGARVDLAELARLSAVTGVRSEDGRVLLHTANPPATLMALARYAQERSLPLSDLRTRSATMDDVFMALTGRRLRD, from the coding sequence ATGGCAGCATCGTTGACCGAAGCGGAGGTGCGGAGTGCCAGAGCAGCCGCACCCGCCGTGCTGATCGAGGCCAGGGGGCTGGTGAAGCGCTACGGCGACAAGCTGGCCGTCGACGGGTTCAGCCTGCAGGTCCGCTCCGGCGAGATCGTCGGCCTGCTGGGGCCCAACGGCGCCGGCAAGACCACCGCCGTCGAGATGATGGAGGGGCTGCGCCGCCCCGACGCCGGACAGAGCTTCATCTGCGGCCTCGACGTGCACCGGCAGGGCCGCGCGCTCAGGCCCCGCATCGGGATTGCGCTGCAGGCGGCCCGTTTGCCGGAGTACGCCACCGTGCTGGAAATCCTCACGCTCTACGCCAGCTTCTATGAGGACCCGATGCCCGTGGGGGACCTGCTGCGGCAGTTCAGCCTGGAGGAGAAGGCCCGCACCCGGTTCTCGCACCTCTCCGGGGGCCAGCGGCAGCGGCTGGCCCTGGCCGTGGCCCTCATCGGACGGCCGAAGGTGCTCTTCCTGGACGAGCCGACCACGGGCCTGGACCCGCAGGCGCGCCACGCCCTCTGGGACGTGATCCTCGACCTGAAAGAGGAAGGGCGCGCCATCCTCCTGACCACCCACTACATGGAGGAGGCCGAGCGGCTCTGCGACCGGGTGGCGGTGATGGACCACGGGCGCATCCTGGCCGAGGGGACGCCCCGGGAGCTCACCAGGGCATACGGGCCCGAGGCCGCCGTGGAGCTGGACCCGGGCGGCGCCCGGGTGGACCTGGCCGAACTGGCCCGGCTGTCCGCGGTGACCGGCGTGCGCTCGGAGGACGGGCGGGTGCTGCTGCACACCGCCAACCCTCCGGCCACCCTGATGGCCCTGGCCCGCTACGCCCAGGAGCGCAGCCTGCCGCTCTCCGACCTGCGAACCCGCTCCGCGACGATGGATGACGTGTTCATGGCCCTCACGGGAAGGAGGCTGCGTGACTGA
- a CDS encoding response regulator, whose amino-acid sequence MAVRVVVVDDHRVVRAGLVALLRQAPGLEVVGEAGNGQEALDVVEATKPDVVLMDMQMPVMNGVEATRQIRARFPDVEVLVLTTYDDDELIWGGIQAGAKGYLLKDAPPQQLLEGIETVARGQSLLSPEIAAKLVQVISQGGPARQEGAEGLTERETEILRLIASGAANKEIAAALFISENTVKTHISNLFQKLGARDRTEAVTKALARGWLRL is encoded by the coding sequence ATGGCCGTCAGAGTGGTGGTGGTCGACGACCACCGCGTCGTGCGGGCCGGTTTGGTCGCCCTGCTCCGCCAGGCGCCGGGCCTCGAGGTGGTGGGCGAGGCCGGCAACGGGCAGGAGGCCCTGGACGTGGTGGAGGCCACGAAGCCCGACGTGGTGCTGATGGACATGCAGATGCCGGTGATGAACGGCGTGGAAGCCACCCGGCAGATCCGGGCCAGGTTCCCGGACGTCGAGGTGCTGGTGCTCACCACCTACGACGACGACGAGCTCATATGGGGCGGCATCCAGGCCGGGGCGAAGGGCTATCTGCTGAAGGACGCCCCGCCGCAGCAGCTCCTGGAGGGGATCGAGACCGTGGCACGGGGTCAGTCCCTGCTGTCGCCGGAGATCGCCGCCAAGCTGGTGCAGGTGATCAGCCAGGGGGGGCCCGCCCGGCAGGAAGGCGCGGAGGGGCTGACCGAACGGGAGACCGAAATCCTGCGGCTTATCGCCTCGGGCGCCGCCAACAAGGAGATCGCCGCGGCGCTCTTCATCAGCGAGAACACGGTGAAGACGCACATCTCCAACCTGTTTCAGAAACTCGGAGCCCGCGACCGCACGGAGGCGGTCACGAAGGCGCTGGCGCGGGGCTGGCTCCGACTTTAG